In one Pseudomonas hydrolytica genomic region, the following are encoded:
- a CDS encoding MFS transporter, whose translation MALVLAAINLRPGITSLAPLIERIATELSLSRSFISLTTALPVLCMGLLAPLAPRLALRWGLERTIVLCLGLISLALLARLAAHQSAVLIGSAIALGAAIAVAGPLLSGFIKRYFSGQMGRVVGWYSLGMAIGGAGGAVLTAPATSLFGDAWHLGLAIWALPAALAVLLWLYLPNQVGSGEAQEGGLPWRQPRAWLISGFFALQAGLFYALATWVVARYHEAGLSLLRSNSLLSISMLMGLPSSFLLPWLAQRFDARYPLLLACGALSSLCLAMISFAPTLLPELWALLIGFGLGGSFALSLVLPLYEAGSPLAVSRWTAMMLFTGYCLACMTPILTGLARDLSGSYRLPFAVLTALALLMTLVAWLLGRSQRRSR comes from the coding sequence ATGGCTCTGGTGCTGGCGGCGATCAACCTGCGCCCCGGCATCACCTCCCTTGCTCCGCTGATCGAGCGGATTGCCACCGAGCTGTCGCTGAGCCGCAGCTTCATCAGCCTGACCACCGCGCTGCCGGTACTGTGCATGGGCCTGCTTGCGCCACTGGCGCCGCGGCTGGCCCTGCGCTGGGGCCTGGAGCGCACCATAGTGCTGTGTCTGGGGTTGATCAGCCTGGCCCTGCTGGCGCGCCTGGCGGCGCATCAGAGCGCCGTACTGATCGGCAGTGCCATCGCTCTCGGCGCCGCCATCGCCGTCGCCGGGCCCTTGCTCTCGGGTTTCATCAAACGCTACTTCTCCGGCCAGATGGGCCGCGTGGTGGGGTGGTATTCGCTCGGCATGGCCATCGGCGGCGCCGGCGGCGCGGTGCTCACGGCGCCGGCGACCAGCCTGTTCGGCGATGCCTGGCATCTGGGCCTGGCGATCTGGGCGCTGCCCGCTGCGCTGGCCGTGCTGCTCTGGCTCTACCTGCCCAACCAGGTGGGCAGCGGCGAAGCGCAGGAGGGCGGTCTACCCTGGCGACAGCCGCGTGCCTGGCTGATCAGCGGTTTCTTCGCCCTGCAGGCGGGGCTGTTCTACGCCCTGGCGACCTGGGTGGTGGCGCGCTATCACGAAGCCGGGCTGAGTCTGCTGCGCAGCAACTCGCTGCTGAGCATTTCCATGCTGATGGGCTTGCCCAGCTCCTTCCTGCTGCCCTGGCTGGCGCAGCGCTTCGATGCGCGCTATCCACTGCTGCTGGCCTGTGGCGCGCTGAGCAGCCTGTGCCTGGCGATGATCAGCTTTGCGCCGACCCTGTTGCCTGAGCTCTGGGCACTGCTGATCGGTTTCGGCCTCGGTGGCTCGTTCGCGCTGTCGCTGGTGCTGCCGCTTTACGAGGCCGGCTCGCCGCTGGCGGTCAGCCGCTGGACCGCGATGATGCTGTTCACCGGCTATTGCCTGGCCTGCATGACGCCGATACTCACCGGTCTGGCGCGCGATCTGTCCGGCAGCTATCGCCTGCCGTTCGCGGTACTGACCGCTCTTGCCCTGCTGATGACGCTGGTCGCCTGGTTGCTCGGGCGCAGCCAGCGGCGCTCGCGTTGA
- a CDS encoding YnfA family protein, whose amino-acid sequence MTSYLWFLLAAVFEIAGCYAFWMWLRLDRSAWWIAPGLLSLVLFALILTRVEASFAGRAYAAYGGVYIVASLAWLALIEKTRPMLSDWLGAALCLAGAAIILFAPRLHTS is encoded by the coding sequence ATGACCAGTTATCTGTGGTTTCTGCTGGCGGCCGTGTTCGAGATCGCGGGTTGCTACGCCTTCTGGATGTGGCTGCGGCTCGATCGCAGCGCCTGGTGGATCGCGCCGGGCCTGCTCAGCCTGGTTCTGTTCGCGCTGATCCTGACGCGAGTGGAGGCCTCTTTCGCCGGGCGTGCATACGCGGCCTACGGTGGTGTGTATATCGTCGCCTCGCTGGCCTGGCTGGCGTTGATCGAAAAGACCCGTCCCATGCTCAGCGACTGGCTGGGCGCGGCGCTGTGTCTGGCGGGTGCGGCCATCATCCTTTTCGCGCCACGCCTGCATACGTCCTGA
- a CDS encoding OprO/OprP family phosphate-selective porin, translating into MIRKHFAGFAASALALAVSAQAFAGTVTTDGADIVIKTKGGLEVATTDKEFSFKLGGRLQADYGTFDGFYTRNGNNADAAYFRRAFLELSGTVYKDWKYVISYDLAHNAGNSDDGYFDEASVTYTGFNPVNIRVGRFDPDFGLEKATSSKWITAIERSAIYEIADWVNGHENGLGVQASSVIGNMAFMSGGVSAKDSNDTDGESVKQFNLRGVFAPMAEPGNVLHLGLNYANRGLDDVAADGRIRPRLTVRGVSTNGGNDAGTNGNRAVFGGFQGVAGDFDSDSAWGAELAYAMGPFSAQAEYLARKLKADRAGIEDIKANGYYAQLAYTLTGESRGYRLDGARFDAIKPSDKQLGAWEVFYRYDNIKIEDDNVTVATATREVGDTKAKLHTVGVNWYVNDVVKVAANYVKAETDKITNTAGDDDGDAFVMRVQYAF; encoded by the coding sequence ATGATCCGTAAGCACTTCGCCGGTTTCGCAGCCAGCGCCCTGGCCCTGGCCGTTTCCGCCCAGGCTTTCGCCGGTACCGTCACCACTGACGGCGCCGATATCGTGATCAAGACCAAGGGCGGCCTTGAAGTCGCCACTACCGACAAAGAATTCAGCTTCAAGCTGGGCGGCCGTCTGCAGGCTGACTACGGCACCTTCGACGGCTTCTACACCCGCAACGGCAACAACGCCGACGCTGCCTACTTCCGTCGCGCCTTCCTGGAACTGTCCGGTACCGTTTACAAGGACTGGAAGTACGTTATCAGCTACGACCTGGCTCACAACGCCGGTAACAGCGACGACGGTTACTTCGACGAAGCGTCGGTGACCTACACCGGCTTCAACCCGGTCAATATCCGTGTCGGCCGTTTCGACCCGGACTTCGGTCTGGAGAAGGCCACCAGCTCCAAGTGGATCACCGCCATCGAGCGTTCCGCCATCTATGAAATCGCCGACTGGGTCAACGGCCACGAGAACGGTCTGGGCGTACAGGCCAGCTCGGTCATCGGCAACATGGCGTTCATGTCCGGTGGTGTCAGTGCCAAGGACAGCAACGACACCGACGGCGAGAGCGTCAAGCAGTTCAACCTGCGCGGCGTGTTCGCCCCCATGGCCGAGCCGGGTAACGTTCTGCACCTGGGCCTGAACTACGCCAACCGCGGTCTCGACGACGTTGCTGCCGATGGCCGCATCCGTCCGCGTCTGACCGTACGCGGTGTCTCCACCAATGGTGGTAACGACGCCGGCACCAACGGCAACCGCGCCGTCTTCGGCGGCTTCCAGGGCGTCGCCGGCGACTTCGACAGCGATTCCGCCTGGGGCGCCGAACTGGCCTACGCCATGGGCCCGTTCTCCGCCCAGGCCGAGTACCTGGCACGCAAGCTGAAGGCTGACCGCGCTGGCATCGAAGACATCAAGGCCAACGGCTACTACGCACAACTGGCCTACACCCTGACCGGCGAATCCCGCGGTTACCGTCTGGATGGCGCGCGTTTCGACGCGATCAAGCCGTCCGACAAGCAGCTGGGCGCCTGGGAAGTCTTCTATCGCTACGACAACATCAAGATCGAAGACGACAACGTCACCGTTGCCACCGCTACTCGCGAAGTGGGTGATACCAAGGCCAAGCTGCACACCGTCGGCGTGAACTGGTACGTCAACGACGTGGTCAAGGTCGCAGCCAACTACGTCAAGGCCGAAACTGACAAGATCACCAACACCGCTGGTGACGACGACGGTGACGCCTTCGTGATGCGCGTGCAGTACGCCTTCTAA
- a CDS encoding GNAT family N-acetyltransferase, translating to MPLHTLPQLSQLPAASWDALLPTPQPFVRHAFLSALEDSGSVGGRSGWQPSHRLWYDEQGRLQAAMPTYVKQHSYGEYVFDHAWADACRRAGIAYYPKLLGAVPFSPVSGARLLGEPHAAARLLDELSAGLPGEGLSSLHVNFTTPACDALLEPRSGWLPRLGCQFHWHNRGYRDFQDFLDALSSRKRKQLRKEREQVAGQGIEFDWLQGHQLSEAQWDFVYLCYANTYHVRGQAPYLTREFFSLLAERMPEALRVVLAQQHGRPVAMALSLVGGDTFYGRYWGCLAEFDRLHFETCFYQGMQLAVSEGLARFDAGAQGEHKLIRGFEPVITRSWHLLLHPGLHAAVADFLEQERPGVLAYAEEARSYLPYRQG from the coding sequence ATGCCTCTGCACACCTTGCCTCAACTGTCCCAACTGCCGGCCGCCAGCTGGGATGCGCTGCTGCCGACGCCGCAGCCCTTTGTGCGCCATGCCTTTCTGAGCGCCCTGGAAGACAGCGGCAGCGTCGGCGGGCGCAGCGGCTGGCAGCCCTCGCACCGGCTCTGGTACGACGAGCAGGGGCGGCTGCAGGCGGCCATGCCGACCTACGTCAAGCAGCACTCCTACGGCGAGTACGTGTTCGATCACGCCTGGGCCGATGCCTGTCGCCGCGCCGGTATCGCCTACTACCCCAAGCTGCTCGGCGCCGTGCCGTTTTCCCCGGTGAGCGGGGCCCGCCTGCTGGGCGAGCCGCACGCTGCTGCACGGCTGCTCGATGAGCTGAGTGCAGGCCTGCCCGGCGAGGGGCTGTCGAGCTTGCACGTCAACTTCACCACGCCTGCCTGCGATGCGCTGCTCGAGCCGCGTAGCGGCTGGCTGCCGCGTCTGGGCTGCCAGTTCCACTGGCACAACCGCGGCTACCGCGATTTTCAGGACTTTCTCGACGCCCTCAGCTCGCGCAAGCGCAAACAGTTACGCAAGGAGCGCGAGCAGGTGGCCGGGCAGGGCATCGAGTTCGATTGGCTGCAGGGGCATCAGCTGAGCGAGGCGCAGTGGGACTTCGTCTACCTGTGCTACGCCAATACCTATCACGTGCGCGGCCAGGCGCCTTATCTGACGCGGGAGTTCTTCAGCCTGCTGGCCGAGCGCATGCCCGAGGCGCTTCGCGTCGTGCTGGCGCAGCAGCACGGGCGGCCGGTGGCCATGGCGCTGAGCCTGGTGGGCGGGGATACCTTCTACGGGCGCTACTGGGGCTGCCTGGCGGAGTTCGATCGTCTGCATTTCGAAACCTGCTTCTATCAAGGCATGCAGTTGGCCGTGAGCGAAGGGCTGGCGCGTTTCGACGCCGGGGCGCAGGGTGAGCACAAGCTGATCCGCGGTTTCGAGCCGGTGATCACCCGCTCCTGGCATCTGCTGCTGCATCCCGGACTACATGCCGCGGTTGCGGACTTTCTCGAGCAGGAGCGTCCTGGCGTGCTGGCTTATGCCGAAGAGGCGCGCAGCTACCTGCCTTATCGCCAAGGGTGA
- the putP gene encoding sodium/proline symporter PutP produces the protein MSEQNVLVVGVTFVVYLVLMLWLGIVAYRRTSSLSDYILGGRSIGPTTAALSAGASDMSGWLLLGLPGYALVAGFEASWIAIGLLAGTWLNWLFVARRLRVYSHAASDSVTMPSYFEHRFDDKSHALRVISAIFILLFFLFYASSGLVAAGKLFETVFGFDYRIAVVIGTLAVVSYTLFGGFLAVAWTDVVQGLLMAAALVLVPVFALNAVGGVDAAHAAIVAKNPELLTFFNDAKGQPLGIIAILSLLGWGLGYFGQPHILARFKAISDDKDMPTARRIAVGWTALTLFAALAIGWVAVGYLETDLGDAETVFMVLVNSLFHPVVAGILMAAVLAAIMSTADSQLLVSSSALAEDFYKAILKKDAGGAELVWIGRGAVVAIAIVALILALNPDTTVLGLVSYAWAGFGAAFGPAIILSLYWKRMNRNGALAGILLGGITVVVWKQLSSMGGIFGLYEIIPGFILATLAIVVVSLITEEPEAAVQAQFDDVERKLA, from the coding sequence ATGAGCGAGCAGAACGTTCTTGTTGTAGGGGTGACCTTCGTGGTCTACCTGGTGCTGATGTTGTGGCTGGGCATCGTTGCCTATCGCCGTACCAGCAGCCTGTCCGACTACATCCTCGGCGGCCGTTCCATCGGCCCGACCACCGCGGCCCTGTCCGCCGGCGCTTCCGACATGAGCGGCTGGCTGCTCCTGGGCCTGCCGGGCTACGCCCTGGTAGCCGGCTTCGAGGCCTCCTGGATCGCCATCGGCCTGCTGGCCGGCACCTGGCTGAACTGGCTGTTCGTTGCCCGTCGCCTGCGCGTCTACTCCCACGCAGCCAGCGACTCGGTGACCATGCCGTCCTACTTCGAGCATCGCTTCGACGACAAGTCCCATGCGCTGCGCGTGATCTCGGCCATCTTCATTCTGCTGTTCTTCCTCTTCTACGCCAGCTCCGGTCTGGTCGCAGCCGGCAAGCTGTTCGAGACCGTATTCGGCTTCGACTACCGAATCGCCGTGGTCATCGGCACCCTGGCCGTGGTCTCCTACACCCTGTTCGGTGGCTTCCTCGCCGTGGCCTGGACCGACGTGGTGCAAGGCCTGCTGATGGCCGCCGCGCTGGTGCTGGTGCCGGTGTTCGCCCTCAACGCGGTGGGTGGCGTGGACGCCGCGCATGCCGCGATCGTGGCCAAGAACCCCGAGCTGCTGACCTTCTTCAATGACGCCAAGGGCCAGCCGCTGGGCATCATCGCCATCCTTTCGCTGCTTGGCTGGGGCCTGGGCTACTTCGGTCAGCCGCACATCCTGGCGCGCTTCAAGGCGATTTCCGACGACAAGGACATGCCCACCGCTCGCCGTATCGCCGTGGGCTGGACCGCACTGACCCTGTTCGCTGCCCTGGCCATCGGCTGGGTCGCCGTGGGCTACCTGGAGACCGATCTGGGCGATGCCGAGACCGTGTTCATGGTGCTGGTCAACAGCCTGTTCCACCCGGTGGTCGCCGGTATCCTGATGGCGGCCGTACTGGCCGCGATCATGTCCACCGCCGATTCGCAGCTGCTGGTGAGCTCCTCGGCCCTGGCCGAAGACTTCTACAAGGCGATCCTGAAGAAGGACGCCGGTGGCGCCGAGCTGGTCTGGATCGGCCGTGGCGCCGTGGTGGCGATCGCCATCGTCGCCCTGATCCTGGCGCTGAACCCGGACACCACCGTGCTGGGCCTGGTGTCCTACGCCTGGGCTGGCTTCGGTGCCGCCTTCGGTCCGGCCATCATCCTGTCGCTGTACTGGAAGCGGATGAACCGCAACGGTGCGCTGGCCGGTATCCTGCTGGGCGGCATCACCGTGGTGGTGTGGAAGCAGCTGTCCTCCATGGGCGGCATCTTCGGCCTGTACGAGATCATCCCGGGCTTCATCCTCGCCACTCTCGCCATCGTCGTGGTCAGCCTGATCACCGAAGAGCCGGAAGCGGCCGTCCAGGCGCAGTTCGACGACGTCGAGCGCAAACTGGCGTAA
- a CDS encoding VF530 family DNA-binding protein: protein MTAKDPLHGVTLQAILTALVERIGWDGLARQVDVRCFKHEPSIKSSLTFLRKTPWARTKVEQLYLQQFHQQK, encoded by the coding sequence ATGACCGCGAAAGACCCGCTCCACGGTGTCACCCTGCAAGCCATCCTCACCGCGCTCGTGGAGCGTATCGGCTGGGATGGGCTGGCCCGGCAGGTGGACGTGCGCTGTTTCAAGCATGAGCCGAGCATCAAGTCGAGCCTGACCTTTCTGCGCAAGACGCCCTGGGCACGGACCAAGGTGGAGCAGCTCTACCTGCAGCAGTTTCACCAGCAGAAATAG
- a CDS encoding alpha/beta hydrolase, which translates to MPASWSALLRRRRLSLIILASLLVLLPIGCAKLEQTERELVFRIEPGTARWFSGLPAGIEDVQLQSPDLAADESLHAWWWPSSRHDAPTLLYLHGSRWNLTGQLFRIEQLHAMGFSVLAVDYRGFGQSRGALPSERSVYQDALIAWQHLARLQPDPSKRFIYGHSLGGAVAVNLARELAGERQQAQAAGLIVESSFTNLGDVAAAVTNTSLPVRWLLSQEFDSLSKIGEVGIPVLIAHGRDDRYVPSRFSEALFDAANEPKQLLLIDGANHNNGLRMAGNSYRQALQALGLALN; encoded by the coding sequence ATGCCTGCATCCTGGAGCGCCCTGCTGCGCCGTCGCCGCCTGAGCCTGATCATTCTGGCCAGCCTGCTGGTTCTGCTGCCCATCGGCTGCGCCAAACTGGAGCAGACCGAGCGCGAACTGGTGTTTCGCATCGAACCGGGTACCGCCCGCTGGTTCAGCGGCCTGCCGGCCGGCATCGAGGACGTGCAGTTGCAGTCCCCCGACCTGGCGGCCGACGAGAGCCTGCATGCCTGGTGGTGGCCGTCCTCGCGTCACGACGCGCCGACCCTGCTGTATTTGCATGGCTCGCGCTGGAACCTCACCGGCCAGCTGTTTCGCATTGAACAACTGCATGCGATGGGCTTTTCCGTGCTCGCCGTCGACTATCGCGGCTTCGGCCAGAGCCGCGGCGCGCTGCCCTCCGAGCGCAGCGTGTATCAGGACGCGCTGATCGCCTGGCAGCATCTGGCCAGGCTGCAGCCGGATCCAAGCAAACGCTTCATCTACGGTCATTCCCTCGGTGGTGCGGTAGCCGTCAATCTGGCACGCGAGCTGGCCGGCGAACGGCAGCAAGCGCAGGCTGCCGGCCTGATCGTCGAGTCCAGCTTCACCAACTTGGGCGATGTCGCCGCGGCGGTGACCAATACCTCGTTGCCGGTGCGCTGGCTGCTGTCGCAGGAGTTCGACTCGCTGAGCAAGATCGGCGAGGTGGGCATCCCCGTGCTGATCGCCCACGGGCGCGACGATCGCTACGTGCCGTCGCGCTTCAGCGAGGCGCTGTTCGACGCCGCCAACGAGCCCAAGCAACTGCTGCTGATCGACGGCGCCAACCATAACAATGGTCTGCGCATGGCTGGCAACAGCTATCGCCAGGCCCTGCAGGCGCTGGGCCTGGCGCTGAACTGA